One genomic segment of Paraburkholderia caffeinilytica includes these proteins:
- a CDS encoding efflux transporter outer membrane subunit — translation MRFAVGLAITVLASACAQLPDMPQKPSPKDVSSYETAHSFGTGTDAQSTWPTEQWWLRYNDPQLSALIAEALKGEPTLATAQARLHNAEASAQEAGAALLPEVSAQGSVEKQKQSYNNGVPPAFVPRGWRPYGTAELNFSYEIDFWGKNRASLAAATSELDAARADAAQARMVLAASIADAYADLARQFAERDSAEAAVKIRTQSAQLFAERFANGLETQAGVKQAESRQQSARADLFELDEAIALTRNRIAALMGDGPDRGLGIGRPAVDLTQPVAMPADLALGLLGRRPDVVIARLRAEAASKRIDVAKAGFYPNVNLSAMIGFQSLGLNMLTRAGSAVGNVGPAVTLPIFNGGRLRGQLRGARATYDEAVANYDETLTRALRDVADVAVSKRALTDRLQATQASYDAAAQSHRVALERYQGGLSGYLDVLSAADTLVSAQRQLADMRSRTFTLDVSLVRALGGGYQANAANAANAAGSANTSAAALPAAGSTKSEANLGANSEANPEASPQANPKNQS, via the coding sequence ATGAGGTTTGCCGTCGGGCTTGCCATCACCGTGCTGGCGAGCGCATGCGCGCAATTGCCTGACATGCCGCAAAAACCGTCGCCGAAGGATGTGAGCAGCTACGAGACCGCGCACAGTTTCGGCACGGGCACGGACGCGCAGTCCACCTGGCCCACGGAACAGTGGTGGCTGCGCTACAACGATCCGCAGTTGAGCGCGCTGATCGCGGAAGCGTTAAAGGGCGAGCCGACATTGGCGACCGCGCAAGCGCGTCTGCACAATGCGGAAGCCTCGGCACAGGAAGCGGGCGCCGCGCTGCTGCCTGAAGTCAGCGCCCAAGGTTCAGTCGAAAAGCAGAAGCAGAGTTATAACAACGGCGTGCCGCCCGCTTTCGTGCCGCGCGGCTGGCGTCCGTACGGCACCGCCGAACTCAATTTCAGCTACGAGATCGACTTCTGGGGCAAGAACCGCGCGTCGCTCGCCGCTGCCACGTCGGAACTCGACGCGGCGCGCGCCGATGCCGCCCAGGCCCGCATGGTGCTGGCGGCGTCGATTGCCGACGCGTATGCGGATCTCGCGCGCCAGTTCGCCGAACGCGACAGCGCCGAAGCCGCGGTCAAGATCCGCACCCAGTCAGCGCAACTGTTCGCCGAACGTTTCGCTAACGGACTGGAGACGCAAGCCGGCGTCAAGCAGGCGGAATCTAGGCAGCAAAGCGCGCGCGCCGACCTGTTCGAACTCGACGAAGCGATTGCGCTCACCCGCAACCGGATTGCCGCGCTGATGGGCGACGGTCCCGATCGCGGCCTAGGCATCGGCCGTCCGGCCGTGGATCTGACGCAGCCAGTCGCGATGCCCGCCGACCTGGCGCTTGGTTTGTTGGGCCGCCGCCCCGACGTCGTCATTGCACGCTTGCGCGCGGAGGCGGCGAGCAAGCGGATTGACGTCGCCAAGGCCGGTTTCTATCCGAACGTGAATCTCTCGGCGATGATTGGCTTCCAGTCGCTCGGATTGAACATGCTGACGCGCGCGGGTTCGGCGGTCGGGAATGTCGGCCCGGCCGTCACGCTGCCGATCTTCAACGGCGGCCGGTTGCGCGGCCAGTTGCGCGGCGCGCGCGCGACTTACGACGAAGCCGTCGCCAACTACGACGAAACGCTGACCAGGGCGCTGCGCGACGTGGCCGACGTCGCCGTCAGCAAACGCGCGCTCACCGACCGGTTGCAGGCGACGCAGGCGTCTTACGACGCGGCCGCGCAGTCGCACCGGGTCGCGCTCGAGCGCTATCAGGGCGGTCTGTCCGGCTATCTCGACGTACTGAGCGCCGCCGACACGCTGGTCAGCGCGCAGCGCCAGCTCGCCGACATGCGCTCGCGCACCTTCACGCTGGACGTCTCGCTCGTGCGCGCGCTCGGTGGCGGTTATCAGGCCAACGCGGCCAACGCGGCCAACGCGGCCGGCTCGGCCAATACGTCGGCCGCCGCGCTGCCCGCCGCCGGTAGTACGAAGTCCGAAGCGAATCTGGGAGCGAACTCCGAAGCGAACCCGGAAGCGAGCCCACAAGCTAACCCGAAAAATCAAAGCTGA
- a CDS encoding TetR/AcrR family transcriptional regulator, with amino-acid sequence MRKKTEEKRQAIVDAAFEVFSEVGFEQASMSEIAAQAGASKATLYGYFKSKEEMFFEVMIESAAQEVIEAFALLKTSVPIREALTGFGKHYLTAILKPQLLAVRRLTIHEGGRSHVGALFYERGPKIGWQMVMNFLQQSSEAGQLCKCNVTVATAHLQALYEAELVELCLLGVPANVSARNITQVVNRAVDVFMAAYGGDSDKSR; translated from the coding sequence ATGAGAAAGAAAACGGAAGAGAAGCGGCAGGCGATCGTCGACGCCGCATTTGAAGTCTTCAGTGAGGTCGGCTTCGAGCAGGCGTCGATGTCCGAGATCGCAGCGCAGGCCGGCGCGTCCAAAGCAACGCTATATGGCTACTTCAAGTCGAAAGAAGAGATGTTCTTCGAAGTGATGATCGAGTCCGCCGCGCAGGAAGTGATAGAGGCGTTTGCGCTGCTCAAGACATCGGTGCCGATCCGCGAGGCGCTGACAGGTTTCGGCAAGCACTATCTGACCGCCATTCTCAAGCCGCAATTGCTTGCGGTGCGCCGCTTAACCATTCACGAAGGCGGCCGCTCGCATGTGGGTGCGTTGTTTTACGAACGCGGACCGAAAATCGGCTGGCAGATGGTGATGAACTTTCTGCAGCAGTCAAGCGAGGCGGGCCAGTTGTGCAAGTGCAATGTCACCGTCGCGACAGCGCACCTTCAAGCGCTATATGAAGCGGAGCTGGTTGAGTTATGTCTACTGGGCGTGCCGGCGAACGTCTCGGCGCGCAACATTACGCAAGTGGTGAACCGGGCCGTGGACGTTTTCATGGCGGCCTATGGCGGCGACTCCGATAAAAGCCGCTAG
- a CDS encoding aspartate kinase: MALIVHKYGGTSMGSVERIKNVAKRVAKWHKAGHKMVVVPSAMSGETNRLLGLAKEITSQPSPRELDMIAATGEQVSSGLLAIALQEAGVEAVSYAGWQVPVKTDSAFTKARISEIDGERVLSDLDAGKVVVITGFQGIDPEGHITTLGRGGSDTSAVAVAAALKADECLIYTDVDGVYTTDPRVVEEARRLDRVTFEEMLEMASLGSKVLQIRSVEFAGKYQVKTRVLSSLTDPLIPLDAEMKSGTLITFEEDETMEKAVISGIAFQRDEARIAVMGVPDKPGIAYQILGPVADANIDVDMIIQNQSVEGKTDFTFTVGRGDYQRAMDILTGQVKGHVQAEQVLGDPKVSKVSVVGVGMRSHVGIASTMFRTLSEEGINIQMISTSEIKISVLIDEKYMELAVRALHKAFELDQA, from the coding sequence ATGGCACTCATCGTACATAAATACGGCGGCACCTCGATGGGCTCGGTCGAGCGCATCAAGAACGTCGCCAAGCGCGTCGCGAAATGGCACAAGGCCGGCCACAAGATGGTCGTCGTGCCGTCGGCGATGTCCGGCGAAACCAACCGCCTGCTCGGTCTCGCGAAAGAAATCACGAGCCAGCCGAGTCCGCGCGAACTCGACATGATTGCCGCCACCGGCGAGCAGGTCAGCTCGGGTTTGCTCGCCATCGCGCTGCAGGAAGCCGGCGTCGAAGCGGTCAGCTATGCCGGCTGGCAAGTGCCGGTCAAAACGGATAGCGCGTTCACGAAAGCACGCATTAGCGAAATCGACGGCGAGCGCGTGCTGAGCGATCTCGACGCAGGCAAAGTGGTGGTGATCACGGGCTTCCAGGGCATCGATCCTGAAGGCCATATCACCACGCTCGGCCGTGGCGGTTCGGATACATCCGCGGTTGCTGTCGCTGCCGCCTTGAAGGCCGACGAGTGCCTGATTTACACGGACGTCGACGGCGTCTACACGACCGACCCGCGCGTGGTGGAAGAAGCGCGCCGCCTCGATCGCGTGACGTTTGAAGAAATGCTGGAAATGGCAAGCCTGGGTTCCAAGGTGCTGCAGATCCGCTCGGTGGAATTCGCCGGCAAATATCAGGTGAAGACGCGCGTGCTGTCGAGCCTGACCGATCCGCTGATCCCGCTCGACGCTGAAATGAAGTCGGGCACCCTGATTACTTTTGAAGAAGACGAGACCATGGAAAAAGCAGTCATCTCGGGCATCGCGTTCCAGCGCGACGAAGCTCGCATCGCCGTGATGGGTGTGCCCGACAAGCCGGGCATCGCGTATCAGATTCTCGGCCCGGTGGCGGACGCGAATATCGACGTCGACATGATCATTCAGAATCAGAGCGTCGAAGGTAAAACGGACTTCACGTTCACGGTCGGCCGCGGTGACTATCAGCGCGCCATGGACATCCTCACCGGCCAGGTGAAGGGTCACGTGCAAGCCGAGCAGGTGCTGGGCGATCCGAAGGTGTCGAAGGTCTCGGTGGTCGGCGTCGGCATGCGTTCGCATGTGGGTATCGCGAGCACGATGTTCCGCACGCTGTCGGAAGAGGGCATCAATATCCAGATGATCTCGACCTCCGAAATCAAGATTTCGGTGCTGATCGACGAGAAGTACATGGAGCTCGCCGTGCGCGCGCTGCATAAGGCGTTCGAACTGGACCAGGCCTAA